A region from the Variovorax sp. RKNM96 genome encodes:
- a CDS encoding putative glycolipid-binding domain-containing protein, with amino-acid sequence MQTVASILWRRLDAPGHDACRLERNASAWQLDGAAVFCQEDGRIAQLHYRVRCDLHWHTQWGMVRGWLGDSAIELSIARDAHGHWKLNDEAVPDLSHCVDLDLGFTPATNLLQLRRLNLSKGERADAPAAWVDLDGGGVLSELMQSYERRSESEYAYVAKRFDYEAVLKVTADSFVSDYPRLWVAEG; translated from the coding sequence ATGCAAACCGTCGCCTCCATTCTCTGGCGCAGGCTCGATGCCCCGGGCCACGACGCATGCCGGCTCGAGCGCAATGCCTCGGCCTGGCAGCTCGACGGCGCCGCGGTGTTCTGCCAGGAGGACGGCCGCATCGCCCAGCTGCACTACCGCGTGCGCTGCGACCTGCACTGGCACACGCAGTGGGGCATGGTGCGCGGCTGGCTCGGCGACTCGGCCATCGAGCTGTCGATCGCCCGCGATGCGCACGGCCACTGGAAGCTCAACGACGAGGCCGTGCCCGACCTGTCGCACTGCGTGGACCTCGACCTGGGGTTCACGCCCGCGACCAACCTGCTGCAGTTGCGGCGGCTCAATCTCTCCAAAGGCGAACGCGCCGATGCGCCGGCCGCCTGGGTCGACCTCGATGGCGGCGGCGTGCTCAGCGAGCTGATGCAAAGCTACGAGCGGCGCAGCGAGAGCGAGTACGCGTATGTGGCGAAGCGCTTCGACTATGAGGCGGTGTTGAAGGTCACGGCGGATAGTTTCGTGAGCGACTATCCGCGGCTCTGGGTGGCGGAAGGCTAG
- the tssI gene encoding type VI secretion system Vgr family protein produces MSRTLAVVSSVIPDSLEPVRLSGREGVNSLFAYELLLKTPDALNFSFGAAADIDLDSFIGQEISCLIELDGAGERQINALITDAQLWGEEGRHVQYKLTLRPWLHLGTLTSDCRIYQNKTVVQILDELLADYVFPVDKHLSETYPVRDFQTQFNESDFAFFERLCQEWGLNFYFAHSEGKHRLVLTDNMGAHVPMDSVAYRQVEYHAPGWKLDAEYISSFVPHHQLTSGRYISRDYDYTRPKADLSVKRADPRPTGQADQEVYQWHDSQAGSHYVQPRAGADTNEPLAEGDRMALLRMQGLRTHGARAKASGSLRGMVPGFTFQLQKHPREAANIQYLVLDSQFLIENVAQESQGPEAAAHRKQQWRVEVDFTAHPITEPLRPQLSRHKPHTQGPQVALVVGPEGENLWTDELGRIKVQFPWDRLGQKNQHSTCWLRVSSPWAGNQLGGVHVPRIGQEVIVDFIGGDPDLPICTGRVHNQMNLPPWSLPGQVALSGFRSRELVKDGGNSSGGRSNHLILDDTDRKIQAQLKSDHQSSSLSLGHVTRIDGNAGRQDARGEGFELRTDAHGAIRATQGLLITTEARPNARAHLLDSGETRQRLVEARDLHDAGAQEAQKNKAQEGNDQAEVAKSLQAQNDAVQGEGAADAEAGRFPELAQPHLVLASPAGIETTSQFSTHIASVEHTAITSGKHTSITSGDSLLGVALQAIKLFAAQKGIKVVAAQADIDIQALKTCINLLAKDEITIRADKIRIEARTELVISGGGSYARYKGGSIESGTTGPHVQHASVHSMVGPSSASRPSLPDGLKPGKGQLELTHRYANNHGLKGADYKVTDSAGQVRTGTLDDNGFAAVSGLAPGGARIELGEDPRNPWDHASYFGKPTWPPKTTDGDANAVIVPANDMLAGLMKQVNGAASTAIGAAVSGDLSGIAKAAAASVAASALGDMAGKAAARLPPGVVLLRTMV; encoded by the coding sequence ATGTCTCGAACCCTTGCCGTTGTCAGCTCCGTCATTCCCGATTCGTTGGAGCCCGTGCGGCTCTCGGGCCGCGAGGGCGTCAACAGTCTGTTCGCGTATGAGCTGCTGCTCAAGACCCCCGATGCGCTCAATTTCAGCTTTGGTGCCGCAGCGGACATCGATCTCGACAGCTTCATCGGCCAGGAGATCAGTTGCCTGATTGAACTCGACGGCGCGGGTGAGCGGCAGATCAACGCGCTCATCACCGATGCGCAACTCTGGGGCGAGGAAGGCCGGCACGTTCAGTACAAGCTCACCCTGCGCCCCTGGCTGCACCTGGGCACGTTGACCAGCGACTGCAGGATCTACCAGAACAAGACGGTCGTCCAGATCCTGGATGAATTGCTCGCGGACTACGTGTTTCCCGTCGACAAGCACTTGAGCGAGACCTACCCCGTCCGGGACTTTCAGACGCAATTCAACGAGAGCGACTTCGCGTTCTTCGAACGGCTGTGCCAGGAGTGGGGTCTGAATTTCTACTTTGCGCACAGCGAAGGCAAGCACCGTCTCGTGCTCACCGACAACATGGGCGCGCACGTCCCCATGGACAGCGTTGCCTACCGACAGGTCGAATACCACGCACCCGGATGGAAGCTCGATGCCGAATACATCAGCAGTTTCGTTCCACACCACCAACTCACCAGCGGGCGCTACATCAGCCGCGACTACGACTACACCCGCCCCAAGGCCGACCTGAGCGTCAAGCGCGCCGATCCCCGCCCGACCGGGCAGGCCGATCAGGAGGTCTACCAGTGGCACGACAGCCAGGCTGGCAGCCACTACGTGCAGCCTCGCGCCGGTGCAGATACCAACGAACCTCTTGCAGAAGGTGATCGCATGGCGCTGCTGCGCATGCAGGGGCTGCGCACTCACGGGGCGCGCGCCAAGGCCAGCGGGAGTCTGCGCGGCATGGTCCCTGGCTTCACCTTTCAATTGCAGAAGCATCCCCGCGAAGCGGCCAATATCCAGTACCTCGTTCTCGACAGCCAGTTCCTCATCGAGAACGTGGCGCAGGAGAGCCAGGGCCCAGAGGCTGCAGCGCACCGCAAGCAGCAGTGGCGTGTCGAAGTCGACTTCACGGCCCACCCCATCACCGAGCCGCTTCGTCCTCAGCTGTCGCGGCACAAGCCGCACACGCAAGGCCCTCAGGTCGCGCTGGTTGTCGGCCCCGAGGGCGAGAACCTGTGGACGGACGAACTGGGCCGCATCAAGGTTCAGTTCCCCTGGGACCGGCTCGGCCAGAAGAACCAGCATTCCACCTGCTGGCTGCGCGTGAGTTCGCCGTGGGCAGGCAACCAACTCGGTGGCGTGCATGTGCCACGCATCGGCCAGGAAGTGATCGTCGATTTCATCGGCGGCGATCCGGACCTGCCCATCTGCACCGGCCGGGTGCACAACCAGATGAACCTGCCGCCCTGGAGTCTTCCTGGCCAGGTCGCGTTGTCGGGTTTTCGCAGCCGCGAACTTGTCAAGGACGGCGGCAACAGTTCGGGCGGCCGCTCCAACCATCTGATCCTGGATGACACCGACCGGAAGATCCAGGCGCAACTCAAGAGCGACCACCAGAGCAGCTCATTGAGTCTCGGCCACGTCACGCGTATCGATGGCAACGCCGGTCGCCAGGATGCGCGTGGCGAAGGTTTTGAATTGCGTACCGATGCGCACGGCGCCATCCGGGCAACACAAGGCCTGCTCATCACCACCGAGGCGCGCCCCAATGCCCGCGCGCATCTGCTCGACAGCGGCGAGACCCGCCAGCGCCTGGTCGAGGCGCGCGATCTGCATGACGCAGGGGCGCAGGAGGCGCAGAAGAACAAGGCGCAGGAAGGCAACGACCAGGCCGAGGTCGCCAAGTCCCTGCAGGCGCAGAACGATGCGGTCCAGGGCGAAGGCGCCGCCGATGCCGAAGCCGGGCGCTTCCCCGAGCTGGCGCAGCCGCATCTGGTTCTGGCCAGTCCGGCGGGCATCGAGACCACCAGCCAGTTCAGCACGCACATCGCCAGCGTGGAGCACACCGCCATCACCAGCGGCAAGCACACCAGCATCACCAGCGGCGACAGCCTCCTGGGCGTGGCGCTGCAGGCCATCAAGCTCTTTGCGGCGCAGAAGGGCATCAAGGTCGTTGCGGCCCAGGCCGACATCGACATCCAGGCGCTGAAGACCTGCATCAACCTGCTGGCCAAGGACGAGATCACGATCCGGGCCGACAAGATCAGGATCGAAGCCAGGACGGAGTTGGTGATCAGTGGCGGTGGCAGCTACGCCCGCTACAAGGGCGGCAGCATCGAGAGCGGTACCACCGGCCCCCATGTCCAGCATGCCAGCGTGCACAGCATGGTCGGCCCCAGCAGTGCCAGCCGGCCGAGCCTGCCGGACGGATTGAAGCCGGGCAAGGGGCAACTCGAGCTCACGCACCGTTATGCCAACAACCATGGCTTGAAGGGCGCGGACTACAAGGTCACCGATTCGGCCGGACAGGTCAGGACCGGCACGCTGGATGACAACGGCTTTGCGGCTGTCTCGGGGCTGGCGCCGGGCGGGGCGCGCATCGAGTTGGGGGAAGACCCGCGCAATCCGTGGGACCACGCCAGCTATTTCGGCAAACCGACGTGGCCGCCCAAGACCACCGACGGCGATGCGAACGCGGTCATTGTTCCTGCAAACGACATGCTTGCCGGTCTCATGAAACAGGTCAATGGCGCAGCCAGCACAGCCATCGGTGCTGCGGTCAGCGGCGACCTCAGCGGCATTGCCAAGGCCGCTGCGGCATCTGTCGCAGCCAGTGCGCTGGGCGACATGGCCGGCAAGGCCGCGGCGCGATTGCCACCGGGCGTCGTGCTGCTTCGGACCATGGTCTGA